A region from the Salidesulfovibrio onnuriiensis genome encodes:
- the holA gene encoding DNA polymerase III subunit delta, which yields MTRPKYSFLVCPDPQLLNKHINDALNASGVSGWERKAFWGDDDDPLPQAFWQDLTIKGLFSQPKALVVRRAHNLKMEQWKKLNEAMRGVGSDIWPFFCLEGQWKGTKAPVSAHLAKLDFYKHAQKSGWNWEFAGLNESTLREFVANWARENQFTLDRGVHQALAMALPTDAVAAKLELQKIELAVGDGHQVTREHADLVAPTGEMEFFELMDSLGKQGAEAAVWKRVLEDHLKKSQDKMIFNLIGYLASQARMYWMLMSGEEAKVKAHPYVKKLKTPVAKRLGRHGVARMIDLALDAEMSIKTGSRNPEEVLDFLVAGLIQLFRPQRA from the coding sequence ATGACCCGTCCCAAGTATTCCTTTCTGGTCTGCCCGGACCCGCAGCTCCTGAACAAGCATATCAACGACGCCCTGAACGCCTCCGGTGTTTCCGGCTGGGAACGCAAGGCCTTCTGGGGCGATGACGACGATCCTCTGCCCCAGGCCTTCTGGCAGGACCTGACCATCAAGGGACTCTTTTCCCAGCCCAAGGCCCTGGTGGTGCGCCGGGCGCACAACCTCAAGATGGAGCAGTGGAAAAAGCTCAACGAGGCCATGCGCGGGGTGGGTTCGGACATCTGGCCCTTCTTCTGCCTGGAAGGCCAGTGGAAGGGAACCAAGGCACCGGTTTCCGCCCATCTGGCCAAACTCGATTTCTACAAGCACGCCCAGAAAAGCGGCTGGAACTGGGAATTCGCGGGACTCAACGAAAGCACCCTGCGCGAGTTCGTGGCCAACTGGGCCCGGGAAAACCAGTTCACCCTGGACCGGGGCGTGCACCAGGCCCTTGCAATGGCCCTGCCCACGGATGCGGTGGCCGCAAAACTGGAGCTGCAAAAGATTGAACTGGCCGTGGGCGACGGCCACCAGGTCACCCGCGAACACGCCGACCTGGTGGCGCCCACCGGGGAAATGGAATTTTTCGAGCTCATGGACTCCCTGGGCAAGCAGGGAGCCGAGGCCGCCGTGTGGAAGCGGGTCCTGGAGGACCACCTCAAGAAATCCCAGGACAAGATGATTTTCAACCTCATCGGCTACCTTGCCAGCCAGGCACGCATGTACTGGATGCTCATGAGCGGCGAGGAGGCCAAGGTCAAGGCCCACCCCTACGTCAAGAAGCTCAAGACCCCGGTGGCCAAGCGGCTGGGGCGCCATGGCGTCGCCCGCATGATCGACCTGGCCCTGGATGCGGAAATGAGTATCAAGACGGGCTCCCGCAATCCCGAGGAAGTGCTCGACTTCCTGGTGGCGGGCCTCATCCAGCTCTTCCGGCCCCAAAGGGCATAG
- the radC gene encoding RadC family protein: MSETPHYLGHRQRLKERLMRNPRELADYEVLELVLASVLPRRDTKPLAKELLTRFGSLRGALSAAPERLEEVKGVGPAVVTHWHLMQETHARLKEGCMAEMEVLSTVEAVANAAMARIGGKTREEFWVALLDGSNRVIDWERISSGTVDRVDAYPREMLALALKKQARALILVHNHPGGDPTPSEEDRILTMGVAKVAGTLQILVRDHVVVSDRGYYSFHENGLL, from the coding sequence ATGAGCGAGACACCCCACTACCTCGGACACCGGCAGCGGCTCAAGGAACGACTCATGCGCAACCCCAGGGAACTGGCCGACTACGAGGTGTTGGAGCTGGTGCTGGCCTCGGTGCTGCCCCGGCGGGACACCAAGCCCCTGGCCAAGGAGCTGCTCACACGGTTCGGCTCCCTGCGCGGGGCGCTCTCCGCAGCCCCGGAACGGCTCGAGGAGGTCAAGGGAGTGGGGCCCGCGGTGGTGACGCACTGGCACCTGATGCAGGAAACCCACGCCCGTCTCAAGGAAGGGTGCATGGCCGAGATGGAGGTGCTTTCCACGGTGGAGGCGGTGGCGAACGCCGCCATGGCCCGCATCGGCGGCAAGACGCGGGAGGAATTCTGGGTGGCGCTGCTGGACGGCAGCAACCGGGTCATCGACTGGGAACGGATCAGTTCGGGAACCGTGGACAGGGTGGACGCCTACCCTCGGGAAATGCTGGCCCTGGCGCTCAAGAAGCAGGCCCGGGCGCTGATCCTGGTACACAACCACCCGGGCGGCGACCCCACCCCCTCGGAGGAGGACCGCATCCTCACCATGGGGGTAGCCAAGGTGGCCGGAACGCTGCAGATACTGGTGCGCGACCATGTGGTGGTTTCCGACAGGGGCTATTACAGCTTTCATGAGAACGGACTGCTCTAG
- a CDS encoding acylphosphatase: MKQLHAIVKGKVQGVWFRAWTLDVARDLGLKGWVRNMPEGHVETLAQGDQETLDRFLESLRDGPPLARVVEIDTNWGSVEENFTNFSVKY; this comes from the coding sequence ATGAAGCAACTCCACGCCATCGTCAAAGGCAAGGTCCAGGGAGTCTGGTTCCGGGCCTGGACCCTGGATGTAGCCCGGGATCTGGGCCTCAAGGGCTGGGTGCGCAACATGCCCGAGGGCCACGTGGAAACGCTTGCCCAGGGCGACCAGGAAACCCTGGACCGTTTTCTGGAAAGCCTGCGGGACGGACCTCCCTTGGCCAGGGTTGTTGAAATCGACACGAATTGGGGCTCTGTAGAGGAAAATTTCACGAATTTCTCGGTAAAATATTGA
- the lon gene encoding endopeptidase La, with translation MRKKATPANIKKREVQSPEVEKTKAAAPSQGLPDLIEALTAGPGGASPFFHDGDDATGVQDLNLPPELPVLAVRDIVVFNYMILPLFVGREKSVQAVDAALSGDRYILILTQKDESVDDPDADDLYLTGTIGMIMRMLKMPDGRLKVLVQGLARAKVRKFLSHEPYHLAEVEPIMEPEDLELTAEHEALMRSSREQSEKILSLRGISSSDIMSVLNNVNEPGRLADLIASNLRMKVAEAQKILECPDPVDRLELVNKQLVKEVEVASMQNKIQSMAKEGMDKAQKDFFLREQLKAIKRELGDDHDENEEIEDFRKAIESSGMPKDVMKETFKQLRRLEAMHSESSEATVIRTYLDWMTELPWKKLSRDRLDIKKAKTILDEDHYDLEKVKERILEYLSVRKLNPKMKGPILCFSGPPGVGKTSLGRSIARSLGRKFHRMSLGGMRDEAEIRGHRRTYIGSMPGRIIQAIKQCGTRNPVIMLDEIDKLGSDFRGDPSSALLEVLDPEQNYSFTDHYLNVPFDLSKVMFICTANMLETIPGPLRDRMEIIRIPGYTEHEKVVITRRYIIPRQCEENGLKEKELNISDKLVAKVVREYTREAGLRNVEREIGTLCRKMARQKAEGEKGPFSITAKNLYKLLGPPHFLDDEKEKELPPGVAVGLAWTPVGGETLHVEVTTMPGKGKLTLTGKLGDVMKESAQAALSIARARADEYGIDPAFSENMDIHVHVPAGATPKDGPSAGVTLVTALISALSGIPVDPDVAMTGEISLRGRVLPVGGIKEKILAAVTRGMKKVLIPDQNKKDLDEIPAELRKKVVIKTIKHVKEVWPLAKGK, from the coding sequence ATGCGCAAAAAGGCAACCCCGGCAAACATAAAAAAGAGGGAAGTCCAAAGTCCCGAAGTGGAAAAGACCAAGGCGGCCGCGCCCTCCCAGGGCCTGCCAGACCTCATCGAGGCCCTGACCGCAGGACCGGGCGGCGCCAGCCCCTTTTTCCACGACGGCGATGACGCCACCGGCGTGCAGGACCTGAATCTGCCGCCCGAGCTGCCCGTGCTGGCCGTGCGCGACATCGTGGTCTTCAACTACATGATCCTGCCCCTGTTCGTGGGCCGGGAAAAATCGGTCCAGGCCGTGGACGCGGCCCTTTCCGGCGACCGGTACATCCTGATCCTGACCCAGAAGGACGAGAGCGTGGACGACCCGGATGCGGACGACCTGTACCTGACCGGCACCATCGGCATGATCATGCGCATGCTCAAGATGCCCGACGGCAGGCTCAAGGTTCTGGTGCAGGGCCTGGCCCGCGCCAAGGTCCGCAAGTTCCTTTCCCACGAGCCCTACCACCTGGCCGAGGTGGAGCCCATCATGGAGCCCGAGGACCTGGAGCTCACCGCAGAGCACGAGGCGCTCATGCGCTCTTCCCGCGAGCAGAGCGAAAAGATCCTCAGCCTGCGCGGCATCTCCTCCTCGGACATCATGAGCGTGCTCAACAACGTCAACGAGCCCGGCAGGCTGGCGGACCTCATCGCCTCCAACCTGCGCATGAAGGTGGCCGAGGCGCAGAAGATCCTGGAATGCCCCGATCCGGTCGACCGCCTGGAGCTGGTCAACAAGCAGCTCGTGAAGGAAGTTGAAGTGGCCTCCATGCAGAACAAGATCCAGAGCATGGCCAAGGAAGGCATGGACAAGGCCCAGAAGGACTTCTTCCTGCGCGAGCAGCTCAAGGCCATCAAGCGTGAGCTGGGCGACGACCACGACGAGAACGAGGAGATCGAGGACTTCCGCAAGGCCATTGAATCCTCGGGCATGCCCAAGGACGTCATGAAGGAGACCTTCAAACAGCTCCGCCGCCTGGAGGCCATGCACTCGGAATCCTCGGAAGCCACGGTCATCCGCACCTACCTGGACTGGATGACCGAACTGCCCTGGAAAAAACTTTCCCGCGACCGCCTGGACATCAAGAAGGCCAAGACCATCCTGGACGAGGATCACTACGACCTGGAAAAAGTCAAGGAGCGCATCCTCGAATACCTGAGCGTGCGCAAGCTCAACCCCAAGATGAAGGGGCCCATCCTCTGTTTCTCGGGCCCTCCTGGCGTGGGCAAGACCTCCCTGGGCCGCTCCATCGCGCGCAGCCTGGGCCGCAAGTTCCACCGCATGTCCCTGGGCGGCATGCGCGACGAGGCCGAAATCCGCGGCCACCGCAGGACCTACATCGGTTCCATGCCCGGCCGCATCATCCAGGCCATCAAGCAGTGCGGCACGCGCAACCCGGTGATCATGCTGGACGAGATCGACAAGCTCGGCTCGGACTTCCGGGGCGACCCGTCCTCGGCCCTGCTGGAGGTGCTGGATCCGGAACAGAACTACTCGTTCACCGACCACTACCTGAACGTGCCCTTTGACCTGTCCAAGGTCATGTTCATCTGTACGGCCAACATGCTGGAGACCATTCCCGGCCCCCTGCGCGACCGTATGGAGATCATCCGCATCCCCGGCTACACCGAGCACGAAAAGGTGGTCATCACCCGGCGCTACATCATCCCGCGCCAGTGCGAGGAAAACGGACTCAAGGAAAAGGAACTGAATATCAGCGACAAGCTGGTGGCCAAGGTGGTGCGCGAATACACCCGCGAGGCCGGCCTGCGCAACGTGGAACGCGAGATCGGCACCCTGTGCCGCAAGATGGCCCGCCAAAAGGCCGAAGGCGAAAAGGGGCCGTTCAGCATCACGGCCAAGAACCTTTACAAGCTGCTCGGCCCGCCGCACTTCCTGGACGACGAAAAGGAAAAGGAACTGCCTCCGGGCGTGGCCGTGGGCCTTGCCTGGACCCCGGTGGGCGGGGAAACCCTACATGTGGAAGTGACCACCATGCCGGGCAAGGGCAAGCTGACGCTCACCGGCAAGCTGGGCGACGTCATGAAGGAATCGGCCCAGGCCGCCCTGTCCATTGCCCGCGCCCGCGCCGACGAGTACGGCATCGACCCGGCATTCTCGGAAAACATGGACATCCATGTGCATGTGCCCGCGGGCGCGACGCCCAAGGACGGCCCCTCGGCGGGCGTGACCCTGGTCACCGCGCTCATCTCGGCCCTTTCCGGAATCCCGGTGGACCCGGACGTGGCCATGACCGGCGAGATCAGCCTGCGCGGCCGTGTACTGCCCGTGGGCGGCATCAAGGAAAAGATCCTGGCCGCCGTCACCCGGGGCATGAAAAAGGTTCTCATCCCGGACCAGAACAAGAAGGATCTGGACGAGATCCCGGCCGAACTGCGCAAGAAGGTGGTCATCAAGACCATCAAGCATGTGAAGGAAGTCTGGCCGCTGGCCAAGGGAAAGTAA
- a CDS encoding tetratricopeptide repeat protein: MREIKIGSGTTAKKQKSKILWYVEQTGEDDFQIKKVNSHFVPTGKAESITFDQLMQEYAPEVEIHLAKVGPAMRHLHDTLDKGDALRHEDELEGAEEQYTLALEVDEENVRAIFGLGIVYTELRKISHAQAVFKQLVNMEAAFQEEHKHLFNEFGISLRKGRMFNEAARYYARALEFCVDEDEHLYYNLARVFYEQGDWNKCFENLKAALEINDNLTPALGLCRLIDALYRDKALLTKYEKPPVPEGVGLEATRLYKALGGLPDSIVTTAGSNIIEKPDQDDT, translated from the coding sequence GTGCGCGAGATCAAAATAGGCTCAGGCACCACCGCCAAGAAGCAGAAATCCAAGATTCTCTGGTATGTGGAACAGACCGGAGAGGATGATTTCCAGATCAAGAAAGTCAATTCCCATTTCGTTCCCACGGGAAAGGCCGAATCCATCACCTTTGACCAGCTCATGCAGGAGTACGCTCCCGAGGTCGAGATCCACCTTGCCAAGGTGGGGCCCGCCATGCGTCATCTGCACGATACCCTGGATAAAGGGGATGCGCTGAGGCACGAGGACGAGCTGGAAGGCGCGGAAGAACAGTACACCCTGGCCCTTGAGGTGGACGAGGAAAACGTTCGGGCCATCTTCGGGCTCGGTATCGTATACACCGAGCTAAGGAAGATTTCCCATGCCCAGGCCGTGTTCAAGCAGCTGGTGAACATGGAGGCCGCCTTCCAGGAGGAGCACAAGCACCTGTTCAACGAGTTCGGCATCTCCCTGCGTAAGGGGCGCATGTTCAACGAGGCGGCGCGCTATTACGCCCGTGCCCTGGAATTCTGCGTCGATGAGGACGAGCACCTCTATTACAACCTGGCCCGCGTCTTTTACGAGCAGGGGGATTGGAACAAATGTTTTGAGAACCTGAAGGCGGCTCTGGAAATTAACGACAATCTCACCCCGGCCTTGGGCCTATGCCGGCTTATAGACGCCCTGTACAGGGACAAGGCCCTGCTGACCAAGTATGAAAAACCGCCCGTTCCCGAGGGTGTCGGCTTGGAGGCCACGCGCCTGTACAAGGCCCTGGGCGGGCTGCCGGATTCGATTGTCACGACGGCCGGGTCGAATATCATTGAAAAGCCCGATCAGGATGATACCTAG
- a CDS encoding FmdB family zinc ribbon protein, translated as MPIFEYVCEKCGNEFEELVFDRNEHPPCPKCQSVQTSKLMSAVRSKVGSGAAGGESQGEAPSTPSTSSSSPCAGCSGGNCSTCGS; from the coding sequence ATGCCCATTTTTGAATACGTCTGTGAAAAGTGCGGAAACGAATTCGAGGAACTGGTCTTCGACCGCAACGAACACCCGCCCTGCCCCAAATGCCAATCCGTGCAGACCAGTAAGCTCATGTCCGCTGTCCGCTCCAAGGTCGGCTCCGGCGCAGCCGGCGGAGAATCCCAAGGCGAGGCCCCCTCGACGCCGAGCACGTCCTCCTCTTCCCCCTGCGCGGGCTGTTCCGGGGGCAACTGCTCCACCTGCGGAAGCTAG
- the hemC gene encoding hydroxymethylbilane synthase, whose translation MKDTIVIATRGSKLALWQAEHISARLREEHPGLAVELLKIKTKGDKILDVPLAKVGGKGLFVKEIEEALLDGRADIAVHSMKDVPTELPDGLEVGVIPEREDPTDTLLSVRYDGLDGLPQGALVGTSSLRRQSQLAALRPDLKIESLRGNLDTRVAKLLDGQYDAIVVATAGLNRLDISAPKSTILGPPDFLPAVAQGALGIEYRVADEEVQDMLAFLNHDHTKHQVLAERGFLTGLDGGCQVPIAAWSVIEGNTLRLTGFVADTDGSRPIRLETVGAVDDAWELGMGLAQDVLAAGGDEILAEVYQRESGA comes from the coding sequence ATGAAGGACACCATTGTCATTGCCACTCGCGGCAGCAAGCTTGCCCTGTGGCAGGCTGAGCATATTTCCGCGCGCCTGCGCGAAGAGCACCCCGGCCTGGCCGTGGAACTGCTCAAGATCAAGACCAAAGGCGACAAGATCCTGGACGTGCCCCTGGCCAAGGTTGGCGGCAAGGGCCTGTTCGTCAAGGAGATCGAGGAAGCGCTCCTGGACGGCCGCGCCGACATCGCCGTGCATTCCATGAAGGATGTACCCACGGAACTGCCCGACGGCCTGGAAGTGGGCGTGATCCCCGAGCGGGAGGACCCCACAGACACCCTGCTCTCCGTCAGGTACGACGGCCTGGACGGCCTGCCCCAGGGAGCCCTGGTGGGCACCTCGAGCCTGCGCCGCCAGTCCCAGCTGGCCGCCCTGCGCCCGGACCTGAAGATCGAATCCCTGCGCGGCAACCTGGACACCCGAGTGGCCAAGCTCCTGGACGGGCAGTACGACGCCATTGTGGTGGCCACCGCAGGCCTCAACCGCCTGGATATTTCCGCGCCCAAAAGCACCATTCTCGGTCCGCCGGACTTTCTTCCGGCCGTGGCCCAGGGCGCCCTGGGCATCGAATACCGCGTGGCCGACGAGGAAGTGCAGGACATGCTCGCCTTCCTGAACCACGACCACACCAAGCATCAGGTCCTGGCCGAACGAGGCTTCCTCACCGGTCTCGACGGCGGCTGCCAGGTGCCCATCGCGGCATGGTCCGTGATCGAGGGCAACACCCTCAGGCTCACGGGCTTTGTGGCCGATACGGACGGATCCCGTCCCATCCGCCTGGAAACGGTGGGGGCCGTGGACGATGCCTGGGAACTGGGCATGGGCCTGGCCCAGGACGTGCTGGCCGCCGGCGGGGACGAGATCCTGGCCGAGGTCTATCAGCGCGAATCGGGAGCCTAG
- a CDS encoding helix-hairpin-helix domain-containing protein — MPDRDMALQELQRIPGVGPSLADDLYRLGFRHVEDLRDKDPEAIYRSLMALEGTHVDRCVLYVFRCAVYFASNSLHDEELLKWWNWKDRENLQ; from the coding sequence ATGCCGGACCGGGACATGGCCCTGCAGGAACTGCAACGAATCCCCGGCGTGGGCCCCAGCCTGGCGGACGACCTGTACCGCCTGGGCTTTCGCCATGTGGAAGACCTGCGCGACAAGGATCCGGAAGCCATCTACCGCAGCCTCATGGCACTCGAGGGAACCCATGTGGACCGCTGCGTGCTCTATGTCTTCCGGTGCGCCGTCTACTTCGCTTCCAATTCCCTCCACGACGAGGAACTGCTCAAATGGTGGAATTGGAAGGATCGGGAAAACCTGCAATAA
- the arfB gene encoding alternative ribosome rescue aminoacyl-tRNA hydrolase ArfB, which translates to MSMIYINDKVSIPEEELRFSFSRSPGPGGQHVNTTATKATVFFDVEKTRSLTQLQKVSVRGKLRRRMDKNGVLRISAHDFRSQKGNRDAVLDRFVELMRWALKPVTPRKPTMPTLSSVRRTQDRKRRLAEKKRMRRSPRRDDW; encoded by the coding sequence ATGAGCATGATTTACATCAACGACAAGGTCTCGATTCCGGAAGAGGAGTTGCGTTTCAGCTTCAGCCGTTCGCCCGGGCCCGGGGGCCAGCACGTGAACACCACGGCCACCAAGGCCACGGTTTTCTTCGACGTGGAAAAGACCCGGAGCCTGACCCAGCTGCAGAAGGTCTCGGTGCGGGGCAAGCTGCGCCGCCGCATGGACAAGAACGGCGTGCTGCGCATTTCCGCCCATGACTTCCGTTCCCAGAAGGGCAATCGGGATGCCGTGCTGGATCGTTTTGTGGAACTCATGCGCTGGGCCCTTAAGCCCGTGACCCCGCGCAAGCCCACCATGCCCACCTTGAGTTCGGTGCGCCGAACCCAGGACCGCAAGCGCCGCCTCGCCGAAAAGAAGCGCATGCGCCGCTCTCCCCGCCGCGATGACTGGTGA
- a CDS encoding YchJ family protein yields the protein MKECPCGSGKDFEACCEPYITGKENAPTAEALMRSRYSAYATGHVDYLHESLAPEKQSEHDPEAVRDWAEKSEWLGLTIMDTKAGTEKDETGEVSFAAKFRQNNMVQEHREHSQFRKEDGKWFYVDGYLLPPATVRNENKVGRNEPCPCGSGKKYKKCCGK from the coding sequence ATGAAAGAATGCCCCTGCGGTTCCGGCAAGGACTTCGAAGCCTGCTGCGAGCCATATATTACCGGTAAGGAAAACGCCCCCACCGCCGAAGCGCTCATGCGCTCCCGGTACAGCGCCTATGCAACGGGGCATGTGGACTATCTCCATGAAAGCCTGGCCCCCGAAAAGCAGTCCGAGCACGACCCCGAAGCCGTGCGCGACTGGGCCGAAAAGTCCGAATGGCTCGGCCTGACCATCATGGACACCAAGGCGGGCACGGAAAAGGACGAAACCGGCGAAGTGAGCTTTGCCGCCAAGTTCCGCCAGAACAACATGGTGCAGGAACACCGGGAGCACAGCCAGTTCCGCAAGGAGGACGGCAAGTGGTTCTATGTGGACGGCTACCTGCTTCCCCCGGCCACAGTGCGCAACGAAAACAAGGTGGGCCGCAACGAGCCCTGCCCCTGCGGTTCCGGCAAAAAATACAAGAAGTGTTGCGGCAAATAA
- a CDS encoding MarR family winged helix-turn-helix transcriptional regulator: MFFLKELPSRRILENYKSRFPEMNVASVEGALKLMHRASMLIRRIDTYFSAHDFSQLRFLICIVIHRDPEANGLTPSGIRERIDVSKPVLTRTLQSMAKAGFVEFEKLENDKRAKLVILTDKALRKLQELLPGYYSLLDEHMATQEEDDG; this comes from the coding sequence ATGTTTTTTCTCAAAGAGCTGCCTTCCAGGCGGATACTGGAAAACTACAAATCAAGGTTTCCGGAAATGAATGTCGCGTCCGTGGAGGGAGCGCTCAAGCTGATGCACCGTGCCAGCATGCTCATCCGAAGGATAGATACCTATTTCTCCGCACACGATTTTTCGCAGCTCAGGTTTCTGATCTGCATAGTCATCCATCGCGACCCCGAGGCAAATGGCCTGACCCCCAGCGGGATCCGTGAGCGTATCGATGTTTCCAAACCGGTGCTGACCCGGACGCTGCAGTCGATGGCCAAGGCCGGTTTCGTGGAGTTTGAGAAACTTGAAAACGACAAGCGCGCCAAGTTGGTGATTCTCACCGACAAGGCGCTTCGAAAGCTGCAGGAACTCTTGCCGGGGTACTACTCCCTGTTGGATGAGCACATGGCAACACAGGAGGAAGACGATGGCTAA
- a CDS encoding cytochrome b/b6 domain-containing protein, with the protein MSEHKMKKIYLYSRFERFWHWVQGLLIILLLLTGFEVHGSIDVFGFMDAVNLHNTIGITWLILFVFIVFWMFVTHEYKQYIPTTRKLFEVARYYAHGIFRGEPHPVQKSEAAKHNPMQRLTYLGLTAILLPLQMITGLLYWGYNDWAKWGIASFISLKVLAALHLIGGFAILIFLIVHVYMTTTGHTVSAHVEAMITGWEEVPEGMDVEDWEKKTERE; encoded by the coding sequence ATGAGTGAACACAAGATGAAAAAGATCTACCTCTACTCGCGGTTCGAGCGTTTCTGGCACTGGGTCCAGGGACTGCTCATCATCCTGCTGCTGCTTACGGGCTTTGAGGTGCACGGCTCCATCGACGTCTTCGGGTTCATGGACGCCGTGAACCTGCACAACACCATTGGCATCACCTGGCTCATCCTGTTCGTGTTCATCGTCTTCTGGATGTTCGTGACCCATGAGTACAAACAGTACATCCCCACCACCAGGAAGCTCTTCGAGGTGGCCAGGTACTACGCCCACGGCATCTTCCGGGGCGAGCCGCATCCGGTGCAGAAGAGCGAAGCCGCCAAGCACAATCCCATGCAGCGTCTGACCTACCTGGGGCTCACCGCCATTCTGCTTCCGCTACAGATGATCACGGGGCTGCTTTACTGGGGCTACAACGACTGGGCCAAGTGGGGCATCGCTTCGTTCATCAGCCTGAAGGTGCTGGCGGCCCTGCACCTCATCGGCGGGTTCGCCATCCTCATATTCCTCATCGTGCACGTGTACATGACCACCACGGGGCATACCGTATCCGCCCATGTGGAGGCCATGATCACCGGCTGGGAAGAGGTGCCCGAAGGCATGGATGTGGAAGACTGGGAAAAGAAGACCGAAAGGGAATAG
- a CDS encoding tetrathionate reductase family octaheme c-type cytochrome — protein sequence MAWSAFAQTEEKAPGREMAIQATKAKPIVNTMTADHTKFKELQFSPEEQRTLRPEQVTATCLKCHNKAALQFHKTIHWTWRDMDDNGNPTKLGKGGIAVNNFCINVVSNEPRCTSCHAGYGWKDKTFDFTSQDKVDCLVCHEQTGTYKKFPAGAGYPAPYVPDPDNPGKQKGKFFKSNGKTYYAPDWAKVAQSVGRPSRRNCGTCHFFGGGGDAVKHGDLDSSLVNPVKDLDVHMGSVESGGQDFSCARCHTTRNHHVAGRIYGKPAAVDRKSLLQDDLGDKIMCESCHGTRPHESGGMDAKLNDHTDKLACQACHIPQFARAQPTKMWWDWSKAGTLMDGKAVVMGENGKPAFDKKKGEFVWEKNVVPEYFWFNGAMGHVTVEDTIDPSHEVWVSRPIGSVDDPNSRIMPFKVHRGKTPYDRSNNVMVIPHLFPRGKDDKDAFWKTFDWNRAIAAGMKYAGYKYSGEFGFVNTAYVFPATHMVAPKTAALECAQCHTRQSRLSNITEVYMPGRDTVSTIDMFGWVGAGVALVAVILHGFMRFISGLRRKED from the coding sequence ATGGCTTGGAGCGCCTTTGCCCAGACCGAGGAGAAGGCTCCCGGCCGGGAAATGGCCATCCAGGCCACCAAGGCCAAGCCCATCGTGAATACGATGACTGCGGATCACACCAAGTTCAAGGAGCTGCAGTTCTCCCCAGAGGAGCAGAGGACGCTCCGGCCCGAACAGGTCACCGCAACCTGCCTGAAATGTCACAACAAGGCAGCGTTGCAGTTCCACAAGACCATTCACTGGACCTGGCGGGACATGGACGACAACGGCAATCCCACCAAGCTGGGCAAGGGTGGAATAGCCGTCAACAACTTCTGCATCAACGTGGTCAGCAACGAGCCGCGCTGCACCTCCTGCCACGCCGGATACGGCTGGAAGGACAAGACCTTTGATTTTACCTCCCAGGACAAGGTGGACTGTCTGGTCTGCCACGAGCAGACCGGCACCTACAAGAAATTCCCGGCCGGGGCCGGATACCCCGCGCCCTACGTCCCCGACCCGGACAACCCGGGCAAGCAGAAGGGCAAGTTTTTCAAGAGCAACGGCAAGACCTACTACGCGCCTGACTGGGCCAAGGTGGCCCAGAGCGTGGGACGCCCCTCGCGGCGCAACTGCGGCACCTGCCACTTCTTCGGCGGCGGGGGAGACGCGGTCAAGCACGGCGACCTGGATTCCTCCCTGGTCAACCCGGTCAAGGACCTGGACGTGCACATGGGCTCCGTGGAGTCCGGCGGCCAGGATTTTTCCTGCGCCCGCTGCCACACCACGCGCAACCACCACGTGGCTGGCCGCATCTACGGCAAGCCCGCCGCCGTGGACCGCAAGAGCCTGCTCCAGGACGACCTGGGCGACAAGATCATGTGCGAATCCTGCCACGGAACCCGGCCCCACGAGAGCGGTGGCATGGACGCCAAGCTCAACGACCACACCGACAAGCTGGCCTGCCAGGCCTGTCATATCCCGCAGTTTGCCCGCGCCCAGCCCACCAAGATGTGGTGGGACTGGTCCAAGGCCGGGACCCTTATGGACGGCAAGGCCGTGGTCATGGGCGAGAACGGCAAGCCCGCCTTTGACAAGAAAAAGGGCGAATTCGTCTGGGAAAAGAATGTGGTGCCGGAGTACTTCTGGTTCAACGGCGCCATGGGGCACGTCACCGTGGAAGATACCATCGATCCCAGCCACGAGGTCTGGGTGAGCCGTCCCATCGGTTCGGTGGACGATCCCAATTCGCGGATCATGCCCTTCAAGGTGCATCGCGGCAAGACGCCGTATGACCGCAGCAACAACGTCATGGTCATTCCGCATCTCTTTCCGCGCGGCAAGGACGACAAGGACGCGTTCTGGAAGACGTTCGACTGGAACAGGGCCATTGCGGCGGGCATGAAGTATGCGGGCTACAAGTACAGCGGCGAGTTCGGGTTCGTGAACACCGCCTATGTCTTCCCGGCCACCCACATGGTGGCACCCAAGACGGCGGCCCTGGAATGCGCCCAGTGCCACACCCGCCAGAGTCGGCTTTCGAACATCACCGAGGTCTACATGCCGGGGCGTGACACGGTCTCCACCATCGACATGTTCGGCTGGGTCGGCGCGGGAGTCGCGCTCGTGGCCGTGATCCTGCATGGATTCATGCGCTTCATATCCGGGCTCAGGCGCAAGGAGGACTAG